The Kiritimatiellia bacterium genomic sequence GACACGGCGCCGGAGGCCGTCCCGGCCGGCGAACCGGAAACCGCCGTCACTCCGGCGGTTCCGTCCCTCGAAAGCGTACTGTCCGAGCCCCTTCCGGCCGCGGTCGAGGAGGTCGTCGAGGCCGTGGAGGCGGTCCCGACCCCTGAATTGCCCGCCCTCGAGCGCGCGCTGCCCGAGGTGCTCCCGGCCGCCGCGGCCGAAGCCGTCGAGGCGGTTCCGACGCCCGATTTGCCGGCCCTGGAACGCGTGCTGCCCGAGGCCCTCCCGCCCGTCGAGGCCGCCGCGGCCGAGGCGATCCGGGCCCCGGCGGCCGCCGATCTACTGCCGGTGGCCGCGCCGGTCAGGCCGGGCGCCGCCGAGCTGGAGCGGTCCACGCCCCGCGCCCGGATGTACGAGGCGATGTTGAATTCGCAGGACGGCCGGTACGACGAGGCGATCCCGAAACTGGAGTCCGTCATCGCCGACGACCCCACGCTGATCGACGCCTGGGAGACCCTCGTATGGGACTACTGGCTTTCCGGCCGCCCGGACGATGCCCGCCGGCTGGCGAAGGAGTTCATGGACATCGCCCCGGACGAGCCGGTGGCCTACAACATCTCGGCCCAGTTCGCCTCCCGCGACGGCAACCTGGACGAGGCGGAGCGGCTCTACCGGCGCAGCCTGGCGATGAATCCCGACCAGTACGAGACCCGGTTCGCCTTCGCGAGCATCCTGCTCTGGAACGGCAAGTTCGACGAGGCGATGAAGGAGCTGAACGACCTGTACCGGCTGGACCCGGACCGCCTGGACGTGGAACTGCAGCTGGCCCGCGCCCTGACCGCCTTCGAGGAGTACGAGGAGGCGCTCGAGCACTGGAACCGCATCAACGAGCTGGTGCCGGATTACCCCGAGTACATGATGGCCCGCGCGGAGGTGCTGGTGCTGATCGGCTCGCTGAAGGAGGCCCAGTACGAGTGCGAGCGGGTCCTGGAGATCGAGCCGGACAACCTGGCCGCCCTGAACCTGCTGACGGACATCGCCATGCGGGAGCGCAAGAACGACGAGGTGGTGAGGGCCATGAAGCGGGTCCGCGACCTCGCCGACAGCGACGAGGCCAAGGCGCTGATCGAGCGGCGGCTGGCGTACTTCATGAAGGCCGAGCACGACCGGGACAAGAACACCTTCACGATGAAGCAGGTCGTCCAGGCCGGGCAGGACGCCTACCGCCGCGATCCGGGCGACATCAACGGCCACCTCTTCTACGCGGAAATGATGACGCTGGACAAAGACTACGGCCGCGCCGAGGAGCACTTCCGGATGGTGCTGGAGGAGAAGAATCCGCACAGCGACCGCGCGCTGTTCGGCCTTTTCCAGTGTTACCTGGGCCGCCTGCTGCTCGACGACGCGGAGAAGCAGCTCCGGGCCAACCTGCGGGACCTCAACCCGCGTGACCCCTACCGGCACCTGATGTGGGCGCAGCTTTATTTCGCGCGCGGCCGGTTCCGGGACGCCATGGAGTCGCTGAACCGGCTCGAGCAGGAGGGCGCCCAGGGCGCCGTGTTCACGCTGCAATACAACCGGCTCTCCTCGAGCGAATGGACGCCGTATCCCTCCGTGCGCCAGTTCCGCGACCACCTGATGACCCTCAAGCGCGCGAACTTCAAGTTCCTCACGCCCGAGCAATTCCCGGCGTACTTCGAAAGCCGGACCCGGCCCGAGCGGGTCCAGCGGCGGCCCATCCTGTACCGGTTCTTCCGATCGATCCGGAACGCGTGGACGGGGGAAAAGGACGTGTCGCCCCCGATGCTCTACGACTACGTTCCCGACCGGGTGGCCTGCGTCACCTTCGACGACGGTCTGCGTTCGACCTTCCGCTGGGCGACGCCGCTGGCCGAGGACCTCCGGGTGCCGATGTCGGTGTTTGTCTCGGTGGGGCACATCTTGAGCAACGACATCCGGTCGGCCACGTTCCCGGAACTGCGCGCGCACCGCGACACCGGGTTCTGGGAGATCAACAGCCACCTGGTGTTCGCCAGCATCGCGTCCCCGACCAACCGCGGGAGCCGGCTTGTGCACCAGCTCCCGAACCTGCTCTGGGTGGAGGCGAAAGACCGGCAGGAGACCCTGCGCGAGTACTATGCCCGGCTCCGCTACGAGTTCCAGGCCAGCCGGCAGATGTTGGTGCAGGCCCTCGGCGGCGACACCAACCAGGTCACGAGCGTGGCCTATCCCCACGGGGACATCGGGCAGGCGAC encodes the following:
- a CDS encoding tetratricopeptide repeat protein, which translates into the protein MPDRYEKSRRLAAALLGLFLAGAAAAQDTAPEAVPAGEPETAVTPAVPSLESVLSEPLPAAVEEVVEAVEAVPTPELPALERALPEVLPAAAAEAVEAVPTPDLPALERVLPEALPPVEAAAAEAIRAPAAADLLPVAAPVRPGAAELERSTPRARMYEAMLNSQDGRYDEAIPKLESVIADDPTLIDAWETLVWDYWLSGRPDDARRLAKEFMDIAPDEPVAYNISAQFASRDGNLDEAERLYRRSLAMNPDQYETRFAFASILLWNGKFDEAMKELNDLYRLDPDRLDVELQLARALTAFEEYEEALEHWNRINELVPDYPEYMMARAEVLVLIGSLKEAQYECERVLEIEPDNLAALNLLTDIAMRERKNDEVVRAMKRVRDLADSDEAKALIERRLAYFMKAEHDRDKNTFTMKQVVQAGQDAYRRDPGDINGHLFYAEMMTLDKDYGRAEEHFRMVLEEKNPHSDRALFGLFQCYLGRLLLDDAEKQLRANLRDLNPRDPYRHLMWAQLYFARGRFRDAMESLNRLEQEGAQGAVFTLQYNRLSSSEWTPYPSVRQFRDHLMTLKRANFKFLTPEQFPAYFESRTRPERVQRRPILYRFFRSIRNAWTGEKDVSPPMLYDYVPDRVACVTFDDGLRSTFRWATPLAEDLRVPMSVFVSVGHILSNDIRSATFPELRAHRDTGFWEINSHLVFASIASPTNRGSRLVHQLPNLLWVEAKDRQETLREYYARLRYEFQASRQMLVQALGGDTNQVTSVAYPHGDIGQATYCNIDLFNVSEAILNEAEIHYRQGFLQSRYGYSMKLDHQMMLQRWEPDRHASGQDVLRQAFKTHPVFIARRTRAEMAALQGEMHLALEMVKLLKRDGYPDKDLQELNAYVRRHLARLVPVPEAVKDETGVETERFIEIRHPYLGVEGYSTKANVMIDEWHVALKGGFNVNPRLTLEGRIGYGEIDQTVTSNFWTQVTRTNTTTRRDVTTTIENGTNTVTDETITTISESLVGTNIITSTNFNSSETMIGLASSYIFPNGSVGTLDLRQRSFDGDLAGESVLTYSLEYLWRPVLPLDMSIRYEHGMVPSARAIVEYDGGGLGAIWRAKDEWNATGTAVYWSLEDDNSLLRLMLENFWRISERYDIWLGLHDSLITADMASDLYWTPYWEQRHYLIVRLRRTYPKYFGMVRVNVGVVKSKGRPEEWDIYNERAARAEGQGWYPGDTPDQGWDRLIGFSASLRREWANGWEIEGEASVNALREQTERSLSGSLIYRF